A stretch of Lutra lutra chromosome 9, mLutLut1.2, whole genome shotgun sequence DNA encodes these proteins:
- the SCP2D1 gene encoding SCP2 sterol-binding domain-containing protein 1 isoform X1: MYLEQQPSPSQCSAADPSHPKDTCSQTRRQGQEDQHSKMWKRIDHQPKIKAVAGPQAGQFKELGAAREPAMPHPLELSEFQSFPVFEDISHHIKEMGAQLVKKVNAIFQLDITKDGKTILQWTIDLKNGSGDMYPGSARLPADTVFTIPEPVFMELVLGKMNPQKAFLAGKFKVSGKVLLGQKLERVFKDWAKF, from the exons ATGTATCTAGAACAGCAGCCTAGTCCATCTCAGTGCAGTGCAGCAGACCCCAGCCACCCAAAAGACAC CTGCTCACAAACCAGACGGCAAGGTCAAGAGGACCAGCACAGTAAGATGTGGAAGAGAATTGACCATCAGCCCAAGATCAAAGCAGTGGCTGGGCCTCAGGCCGGCCAGTTCAAAGAACTGGGTGCAGCGAGGGAACCTGCCATGCCACACCCTCTGGAGCTGTCAGAATTCCAGAGCTTCCCTGTGTTTGAGGACATTAGCCATCACATCAAAGAGATGGGGGCCCAACTGGTAAAGAAAGTCAATGCCATCTTTCAGCTGGACATCACCAAAGATGGGAAGACCATTCTGCAGTGGACCATTGATCTGAAGAATGGTTCTGGGGACATGTATCCAGGATctgccaggctcccagctgaCACTGTCTTCACAATCCCGGAACCTGTCTTTATGGAGTTGGTTTTGGGCAAAATGAACCCTCAGAAAGCTTTCCTTGCTGGCAAGTTCAAAGTGAGTGGCAAAGTTCTGCTTGGCCAGAAGCTCGAGAGAGTTTTCAAAGACTGGGCTAAATTTTAA
- the SCP2D1 gene encoding SCP2 sterol-binding domain-containing protein 1 isoform X2 yields MWKRIDHQPKIKAVAGPQAGQFKELGAAREPAMPHPLELSEFQSFPVFEDISHHIKEMGAQLVKKVNAIFQLDITKDGKTILQWTIDLKNGSGDMYPGSARLPADTVFTIPEPVFMELVLGKMNPQKAFLAGKFKVSGKVLLGQKLERVFKDWAKF; encoded by the coding sequence ATGTGGAAGAGAATTGACCATCAGCCCAAGATCAAAGCAGTGGCTGGGCCTCAGGCCGGCCAGTTCAAAGAACTGGGTGCAGCGAGGGAACCTGCCATGCCACACCCTCTGGAGCTGTCAGAATTCCAGAGCTTCCCTGTGTTTGAGGACATTAGCCATCACATCAAAGAGATGGGGGCCCAACTGGTAAAGAAAGTCAATGCCATCTTTCAGCTGGACATCACCAAAGATGGGAAGACCATTCTGCAGTGGACCATTGATCTGAAGAATGGTTCTGGGGACATGTATCCAGGATctgccaggctcccagctgaCACTGTCTTCACAATCCCGGAACCTGTCTTTATGGAGTTGGTTTTGGGCAAAATGAACCCTCAGAAAGCTTTCCTTGCTGGCAAGTTCAAAGTGAGTGGCAAAGTTCTGCTTGGCCAGAAGCTCGAGAGAGTTTTCAAAGACTGGGCTAAATTTTAA